The Paracoccus sediminicola genome has a segment encoding these proteins:
- a CDS encoding alpha-glucosidase, whose amino-acid sequence MTQLDKAKDWWKGAVIYQVYPRSYQDTTGDGTGDLAGITDRLDYIASLGADAVWISPFFRSPMKDFGYDVSDYRDIDPIFGTMSDFDTLVLRAHELGLKVLIDLVLSHSSDQHPWFVESRASRDNPRADWYVWSDPKPDGTPPNNWLSIFGGSAWQWDSRREQYYLHNFLTAQPDLNFHNPDVQQALLDVAKFWLERGVDGFRLDTINFYTHDAELRDNPALPPEERNDQTAPKVNPYNHQLHLYDKSRPENLIFLEKLRAVMEPYNAAAVGEIGDSQRGLELLGEYTSGDKRMHMSYAFEFLSGRDLTAQRVIDVFEDVAEKAPDGWPCWAFSNHDVVRHATRWGLSDAAVAAYAHVLLGMRGSVCIYQGEELGLREADVPFEALQDPYGIEFWPEFKGRDGCRTPMVWQAQSNTNAGFTTGVPWLPIPAEHLSLAVSEQDQRAGSALNHYRNAIALRHKHRALQTGTQELRAERNVLTIERRENDDRVTLRINLSDTDADGLGPWQVEITEA is encoded by the coding sequence TGACACAGTTGGACAAGGCGAAGGACTGGTGGAAAGGCGCGGTGATCTATCAGGTCTATCCGCGCAGCTATCAGGACACGACGGGGGACGGGACGGGCGATCTGGCGGGCATCACCGACAGGTTGGACTACATCGCCTCGCTCGGGGCGGATGCGGTCTGGATCTCGCCCTTCTTCCGGTCGCCGATGAAGGATTTCGGCTATGATGTCAGCGATTACCGCGACATCGACCCGATCTTCGGGACCATGTCCGATTTCGATACGCTCGTGTTGCGTGCGCATGAACTCGGGCTGAAGGTGCTGATCGATCTGGTGCTGTCGCACAGCTCGGACCAGCATCCCTGGTTCGTCGAAAGCCGCGCCAGCCGCGACAATCCCAGGGCCGACTGGTATGTCTGGTCCGATCCGAAGCCGGACGGGACGCCGCCGAATAATTGGCTGTCGATCTTCGGCGGCTCTGCCTGGCAGTGGGATTCCCGGCGTGAGCAGTATTATCTGCATAATTTCCTGACCGCGCAGCCCGATCTGAATTTTCACAACCCGGATGTGCAGCAGGCGCTTCTCGATGTGGCGAAGTTCTGGCTGGAACGTGGCGTGGACGGGTTCCGGCTGGATACGATCAACTTCTACACCCATGACGCCGAGCTGCGCGACAACCCGGCCCTGCCGCCGGAAGAGCGTAACGACCAGACCGCGCCCAAGGTGAACCCCTATAATCACCAGCTGCATCTCTATGACAAATCGCGCCCCGAGAACCTGATCTTCCTCGAAAAGCTGCGTGCGGTGATGGAGCCTTACAACGCCGCCGCCGTTGGCGAGATCGGCGACAGCCAGCGCGGGTTGGAGCTCTTGGGCGAATACACGTCAGGCGATAAGCGGATGCATATGTCCTATGCGTTCGAGTTTCTCTCGGGCCGCGACCTGACGGCGCAGCGCGTCATAGATGTGTTCGAAGACGTGGCTGAAAAGGCCCCGGACGGCTGGCCTTGCTGGGCGTTTTCCAATCACGACGTGGTGCGCCACGCGACACGCTGGGGGCTCAGCGACGCTGCCGTTGCCGCCTATGCGCATGTTCTGCTGGGGATGCGCGGATCGGTCTGCATATATCAGGGCGAAGAGCTTGGGCTGCGCGAGGCGGATGTGCCTTTCGAAGCGTTGCAAGACCCGTATGGCATCGAGTTCTGGCCTGAATTCAAGGGCCGCGACGGCTGCCGGACTCCGATGGTCTGGCAGGCGCAATCCAATACCAATGCCGGTTTTACCACCGGCGTGCCGTGGCTGCCGATCCCGGCCGAGCATCTTTCGCTCGCCGTGTCCGAGCAGGACCAGCGCGCCGGCTCGGCGCTGAACCATTACCGCAACGCCATCGCGCTGCGCCACAAGCATCGCGCCTTGCAGACCGGCACGCAGGAGCTGCGGGCCGAGCGCAACGTGCTGACCATCGAACGGCGCGAGAATGACGACCGCGTCACGCTGCGCATCAACCTGTCCGACACGGATGCGGACGGGCTGGGACCGTGGCAGGTCGAGATCACTGAAGCATAG